From the Lolium rigidum isolate FL_2022 chromosome 2, APGP_CSIRO_Lrig_0.1, whole genome shotgun sequence genome, one window contains:
- the LOC124686531 gene encoding uncharacterized protein LOC124686531 isoform X1 gives MTVSFKYWDDCLDPDDMRLMWADAHVSKEWIDAGEEKGQKVHLSRDPDGEAYLTQTEMMAVAAITVHRHFKSQLDPYMIGALAEIASGRRLFVDNYDRKTKETKMGIMQVTPEVAQWLGRELGYKNYDIELGENIDLLYWPFINVYFGAAYAKWLFSCDEKERTEEFVARAYKGGKKKANHKSSAPIFQRYLYVKETLLSMRQADSFNELTPQLLENSASAGTQLIHWDSKVSEEDMGAMWSHPDVKKEWTNSGERRGNVRFSHDAKKRPYLSRVEVKAVAEIIISRHLSSRGVKPEALAALAEVCSMRFVQGVRSRTGLMGIDYPTAAWLYKDCGYTTYTVSSVDDLYNPFASMYFGLAYLGWLSQYEGRERSHEFIVQAYLGGPDKVNLQETGPYWKKFLEALRHYEDPKKDQASCCIL, from the exons ATGACTGTGAGCTTTAAATATTGGGACGACTGCTTGGATCCGGATGATATGCGACTGATGTGGGCAGATGCTCATGTAAGTAAAGAGTGGATCGACGCTGGGGAAGAGAAGGGACAGAAAGTTCACCTGTCAAGGGATCCTGATGGTGAGGCATATCTAACACAAACTGAAATGATG GCAGTGGCTGCAATCACTGTTCATAGGCATTTCAAATCTCAGCTAGACCCG TATATGATAGGTGCCCTAGCTGAAATTGCAAGTGGAAGGAGACTCTTTGTGGATAACTATGATCGCAAGACTAAGGAGACAAAGATGGGCATAATGCAGGTGACACCTGAAGTTGCTCAATGGCTTGGCAG GGAACTGGGTTACAAGAATTATGACATTGAACTCGGAGAGAATATTGATTTGCTCTACTGGCCTTTCATAAATGTCTACTTTGGTGCTGCTTATGCAAAGTGGCTCTTCTCATGTGATGAAAA AGAAAGAACTGAAGAGTTCGTCGCTCGAGCTTACAAAGGAGGCAAAAAGAAAGCTAATCACAAGTCATCTGCACCCATTTTCCAACGTTATCTTTATGTGAAAGAGACACTGCTTTCTATGAG GCAAGCAGACAGTTTCAATGAGCTAACTCCTCAGCTCCTAGAAAATTCCGCAAGTGCAG GGACACAGCTGATACATTGGGATTCCAAAGTATCAGAGGAAGATATGGGTGCAATGTGGAGTCATCCTGACGTGAAGAAGGAGTGGACAAATTCTGGTGAGAGACGTGGAAATGTCCGATTTTCTCATGATGCCAAGAAGAGACCATATCTTTCCCGAGTTGAAGTgaag GCTGTTGCTGAAATAATCATATCTCGCCATTTGAGCTCAAGAGGAGTAAAGCCG GAAGCTCTAGCTGCTCTTGCAGAGGTGTGCAGTATGCGCTTTGTCCAAGGAGTACGTTCACGGACAGGATTGATGGGAATAGATTATCCTACTGCTGCATGGCTTTACAA AGATTGTGGCTATACAACATACACAGTCAGCTCGGTAGATGATCTCTACAATCCTTTTGCATCAATGTACTTTGGATTGGCTTACTTGGGATGGTTGTCGCAGTATGAAGGAAG GGAGAGGAGCCATGAATTCATTGTTCAAGCTTATCTTGGGGGACCTGACAAAGTGAACCTTCAGGAGACTGGCCCATATTGGAAGAAATTTCTGGAGGCTTTAAGGCACTATGAAGATCCAAAGAA GGACCAAGCGAGCTGTtgtattttatga
- the LOC124691791 gene encoding nuclear transcription factor Y subunit C-4-like, with protein MEPSSQPEPVIGVATAGSQSYPPAGAYPPPTMVAGAPGAIPPGSQSTMPFPTNPAQLSAQHQLVYQQAQQFHQQLQQQQQQQLREFWASQMEEIEQAADFKNHTLPLARIKKIMKADEDVRMISAEAPVVFAKACEVFILELTLRSWMHTEENKRRTLQKNDIAAAITRTDIYDFLVDIIPRDDMKEEGLGLPRVGLPPAVGAPADTYPPYYYMPAQQVPGVGMMYGGQQGHPATYAWQQPQGQQVETPEEPQQSQ; from the coding sequence ATGGAGCCATCCTCGCAACCTGAGCCTGTGATTGGTGTTGCTACTGCTGGGTCACAATCATATCCTCCTGCTGGTGCCTATCCACCTCCAACCATGGTAGCTGGAGCTCCGGGTGCCATTCCTCCCGGCTCACAGTCAACAATGCCATTCCCCACTAATCCAGCTCAACTCAGTGCTCAGCACCAACTGGTTTATCAACAAGCCCAGCAATTCCACCAACAactgcagcaacagcagcagcagcaactccGTGAGTTCTGGGCTAGCCAAATGGAGGAGATCGAGCAGGCAGCTGACTTCAAGAACCACACCTTACCACTAGCTAGGATAAAAAAGATAATGAAGGCTGACGAGGATGTCCGAATGATCTCTGCAGAAGCTCCTGTTGTCTTTGCAAAGGCGTGTGAGGTATTTATCTTAGAGTTAACACTCAGGTCATGGATGCACACTGAGGAGAACAAGCGCAGGACCTTGCAGAAAAATGACATTGCAGCTGCTATTACCAGGACTGACATCTATGACTTCTTGGTGGACATCATTCCTAGGGATGACATGAAGGAGGAGGGCCTTGGGCTTCCGAGGGTGGGCTTGCCACCTGCTGTAGGGGCACCAGCTGATACCTATCCTCCTTATTACTACATGCCAGCGCAACAGGTGCCCGGAGTAGGAATGATGTATGGTGGACAGCAGGGTCACCCAGCGACGTATGCGTGGCAGCAGCCTCAAGGGCAACAGGTCGAGACCCCTGAAGAGCCGCAGCAGTCTCAGTAG
- the LOC124686531 gene encoding uncharacterized protein LOC124686531 isoform X2, whose translation MTVSFKYWDDCLDPDDMRLMWADAHVSKEWIDAGEEKGQKVHLSRDPDGEAYLTQTEMMYMIGALAEIASGRRLFVDNYDRKTKETKMGIMQVTPEVAQWLGRELGYKNYDIELGENIDLLYWPFINVYFGAAYAKWLFSCDEKERTEEFVARAYKGGKKKANHKSSAPIFQRYLYVKETLLSMRQADSFNELTPQLLENSASAGTQLIHWDSKVSEEDMGAMWSHPDVKKEWTNSGERRGNVRFSHDAKKRPYLSRVEVKAVAEIIISRHLSSRGVKPEALAALAEVCSMRFVQGVRSRTGLMGIDYPTAAWLYKDCGYTTYTVSSVDDLYNPFASMYFGLAYLGWLSQYEGRERSHEFIVQAYLGGPDKVNLQETGPYWKKFLEALRHYEDPKKDQASCCIL comes from the exons ATGACTGTGAGCTTTAAATATTGGGACGACTGCTTGGATCCGGATGATATGCGACTGATGTGGGCAGATGCTCATGTAAGTAAAGAGTGGATCGACGCTGGGGAAGAGAAGGGACAGAAAGTTCACCTGTCAAGGGATCCTGATGGTGAGGCATATCTAACACAAACTGAAATGATG TATATGATAGGTGCCCTAGCTGAAATTGCAAGTGGAAGGAGACTCTTTGTGGATAACTATGATCGCAAGACTAAGGAGACAAAGATGGGCATAATGCAGGTGACACCTGAAGTTGCTCAATGGCTTGGCAG GGAACTGGGTTACAAGAATTATGACATTGAACTCGGAGAGAATATTGATTTGCTCTACTGGCCTTTCATAAATGTCTACTTTGGTGCTGCTTATGCAAAGTGGCTCTTCTCATGTGATGAAAA AGAAAGAACTGAAGAGTTCGTCGCTCGAGCTTACAAAGGAGGCAAAAAGAAAGCTAATCACAAGTCATCTGCACCCATTTTCCAACGTTATCTTTATGTGAAAGAGACACTGCTTTCTATGAG GCAAGCAGACAGTTTCAATGAGCTAACTCCTCAGCTCCTAGAAAATTCCGCAAGTGCAG GGACACAGCTGATACATTGGGATTCCAAAGTATCAGAGGAAGATATGGGTGCAATGTGGAGTCATCCTGACGTGAAGAAGGAGTGGACAAATTCTGGTGAGAGACGTGGAAATGTCCGATTTTCTCATGATGCCAAGAAGAGACCATATCTTTCCCGAGTTGAAGTgaag GCTGTTGCTGAAATAATCATATCTCGCCATTTGAGCTCAAGAGGAGTAAAGCCG GAAGCTCTAGCTGCTCTTGCAGAGGTGTGCAGTATGCGCTTTGTCCAAGGAGTACGTTCACGGACAGGATTGATGGGAATAGATTATCCTACTGCTGCATGGCTTTACAA AGATTGTGGCTATACAACATACACAGTCAGCTCGGTAGATGATCTCTACAATCCTTTTGCATCAATGTACTTTGGATTGGCTTACTTGGGATGGTTGTCGCAGTATGAAGGAAG GGAGAGGAGCCATGAATTCATTGTTCAAGCTTATCTTGGGGGACCTGACAAAGTGAACCTTCAGGAGACTGGCCCATATTGGAAGAAATTTCTGGAGGCTTTAAGGCACTATGAAGATCCAAAGAA GGACCAAGCGAGCTGTtgtattttatga